The following proteins are encoded in a genomic region of Glycine soja cultivar W05 chromosome 17, ASM419377v2, whole genome shotgun sequence:
- the LOC114391468 gene encoding uncharacterized protein LOC114391468 produces MEGNCNAVIQRILPPKHSDLGSVRIPCSIGEVVVGKALIDLGASINLMPLSMYWRLGKLEIMPTRLTLQLADRSITRPYGVIEDILVRVKHLIFPADFVVMDIEEDLVIPLILGRPFMSTASCVVNIGKKMLQMGIEDQKISFGLFHEEKDVPDQNVCLRVNVMDEKRSEKKVLEVGTLLDPG; encoded by the coding sequence ATGGAAGGAAATTGCAACGCTGTTATTCAACGTATCCTACCACCAAAGCATTCAGATCTAGGAAGTGTCAGAATACCATGTTCTATAGGTGAGGTTGTAGTAGGCAAGGCTCTCATTGATTTGGGAGCCAGTATTAATttaatgcctctctccatgtACTGGCGACTTGGAAAGTTAGAAATAATGCCCACTCGCTTGACCTTACAGTTGGCAGATCGCTCCATCACAAGACCTTATGGAGTGATCGAAGACATTTTGGTTAGGGTTAAACATCTCATTTTTCCAGCTGATTTTGTAGTGATGGACATAGAAGAGGACTTAGTTATTCCTCTGATTCTGGGACGTCCATTCATGTCTACTGCAAGTTGTGTGGTGAACATAGGAAAGAAAATGCTTCAAATGGGTATAGAAGACCAGAAAATCAGCTTTGGTCTGTTCCATGAAGAGAAAGATGTGCCTGACCAAAATGTATGCTTGAGGGTGAATGTGATGGACGAAAAGAGATCTGAGAAGAAGGTTCTGGAGGTTGGAACCTTGTTGGATCCAGGATAA